A window of Lodderomyces elongisporus chromosome 8, complete sequence genomic DNA:
GCAAAAGACGCCATCGCTTTTCCAGGAATCGCCATTTGCTGAGCTTGAATCCAGTTTAAAGTCATTTGAATCCCTAGTTAACAGTACAACTTTACAATTGAAATCCAAATCGATGCAAGATTTTGGCTCAAAGCCATCAATGGAGAAATTGCAGGCCATTAGTGAACAATCTTACGAGACAACAAAGCTCTTTTCCGGTGCCACTGCTTACGCAATCAATTTGCAAGCTCGAGTATTATCTCAAGTAAAAAACTTGCAACGTCAACTTGGTTGTTTAAACAGCCTTGAAGAGGTGAAATCACATGAAGATTATAAAGAACAGAACGAGAGGATAGAAAGAATACAAAGGAGACAAGAGACCATAGATGCAAGGATGCAAGCATTACAGGATAAGATTGAGAAACAGTTTAGTCAAAAAATTGACCTTCCATTATCTGTTCAAGAAGGTAAATATTTCAAAGAGATTAATGAACTCAACGCCACTACTCAGGaattgattgaaaagattgcCGATTATAAACAACAAGTTGACAAagtagagaaagaaaaaggtgGGGTTAAAGGAAGTGCAACAAATgcagaaggagaaggagaaccAGAAGGagaaccagaaccagaaccagaaccagaaGCAGAACACAAAGACTTTCCTTCGTCAGAGACCAtatatttggaaaataaacTTCGAAAATTGAGGACATGGTTAAAAATGCAGAGTACCAATATTCAAGACATGATGGAGAGACTTGAAATTGCAACGTGATGATAAAATGATATAATAAAGTGGATAAATACTTTCATCTcttgaagaacaaaatagaTATTCAacagttttcttttttttttctttcttttcttcctttttaaaaaaaaataaaggaatgTAAATGTCTGTGAAAATTAAAGGATAAATCTTGAATCCTTCCATCTTCTCTAATAActacaaatttttttttctttagtttcctcctccttttctCTATTCTACTTTAAATCTACCACAGTTTCACTTTCCAACTGTAAATACATTTTTGCGATAACTATTGTATTGGATACATTTGAGATATCTTGAGAGTGAATATGTGAGTGGGTGAacgagagagagagagagagagacacacacacacacacacatagaacaaacaaaccaaaaaaaaagtcaatCAGCAAAATGCTAGACAAGGTAAAAacataaattaaaaaattcgggcaagaaaaaaaaaagaaagagggaaaaaaaaaacccacTATTCAAGTAAGAGACACACAAAAATGCTCACCATATCGGTGGAGGACAAGGTCAACTAAAAATAAGCACAACAATTAAAACAAGTGAAAGAAACGTAATTAAAATAGAGACCAAAAGAACAATACAACAAATACATTCCTCAATACTATTAACACTACAACtaacaccagcaccagcaccagcaccagcactaTTAGTACAGCTATTAGCATTTCCCATCTATTCACTCAACCCTAAAGACTTACATCAAAACAGGAGTTGCTCGTTATGACTGAGATAAGACCTTCTGCTACAAACCCCAACGATTATATTCTTAGCTTGTCTGATTCCCAGATTGATCACGATCAGAAGATTGGGATAAAGGCTATTAGATTGTTCTTACAAAGCAAAACTTCCTATGATGTCCTACCTGTGAGTTACAGATTAATTGTGCTAGATACCTCATTATTGGTAAAGAAATCACTCAACATCTTACTTCAAAACAACATCGTATCGGCCCCATTATGGAATAACCAGACTTCGCGATTTGCTGGACTTTTAACTTCAAGTGATTTTATCAATGTTATTCAATACTATTTTCAATTCCCCGAGAAATTCGAGCTTGTTGACCAGCTAACCCTAAATGGATTAAGAGATATTGAAAAGGCTATTGGTGTTGATCAGATTGAAACTGCTTCGATTCATCCATTCAAGTCTCTTTACGAAGCCTGTGTTAAGATGCTAGAGTCAAAGGCTAGAAGAATCCCTTTACTAGATACCAATGAAAACGAGGCAAGAGACATCGTTGTTAGTGTTTTGACACAATACCGTATCCTCAAGTTTGTCGCATTAAACTGTAAAGAAACCAAGATGCTCTTGAAGCCCATCAAGAACACAGAGCTCATAAGAGATAAACATATTAGTACGTGTACTATGGAGACACCAGTTATCGAGGTGATCCATTTGCTCACTTCAAATTCAGTCTCATCGATCCcaattgttgatgctgaGGGTAAGTTGATGAATGTTTATGAGGCAGTTGATGTTTTGGCATTGGTGAAAGGCGGTATGTACAACGATTTGGATCTTTCTGTTGGCGAAGCATTATTACGAAGAGCCGAGGATTTCGAAGGTGTGCACACTTGTACCTTGAATGATAGATTAAGTACGATTATGGACACGATTCGAAAATCGAGACTTCATAGATTGTTTGTCGTTGATGATGAGGGAAAGTTGATTAATGTGATAACTTTGAGTGACATTCTCAATTACATTTTGTTTGGAGAAGATTAGGATAAAAGAGTATAGCGAATGTGAAATAGACTCAGCATTAATTGCTACTTGTATCCgtaaacttttttttttggaaaaaagcaaaagtgaaaacaaaagtgaaagtgaaagtgaaagtgaaagtaaaagtaacagtaaaaaccaacaaattAATCATATAACAAACTGAAAacatgaagaaaaaaaagtgcacacaatgttttgtttataatCACCTCTGTTTATCTAAAAGCAACGTTGTTCTACTTGACTTCCCCCTTTTCCTCGCCTTCGTCCGCTGCCACATTGCGCCATcatgttttcattttcattctaATGTTCTCTtcagttctttttttgcttttaaaGCATCCTTCTGAACTTGCCCAAACTCAGATCCTGCGTAGGTGTTTATTACTACGAATAATGTGGTTATCTACTAAACAAAATGTAATTCACTTCGACTTAAACATCACGTGACTGAATCTCTATCTTACTACGGATATTTAAGCTCAATGCGGAAAGCGTAAGAGAAAATGCATTTGTGTGCGTGAAAatagaacaaagaaaaaaagaatagagagTGAGAGCGAGAGTAAATGTAAGcgggaaaggaaaaatcaaGAAGCATTACTAATTCGTTATCATTGCTTTTTAGTGCAACAATTCCTGATTGCAAATGACTCTTTGAAAATTTCATGACATTAACAAGCatattcattttctttattttcattagcAAATGATAAAAAACAGGATAAAGTATAGCTAAATTtacattttttcatttatttatatatctaaatcaaacctttttcaaatcagaTACATctgatttttttaaaaaaggcACGGAAacgaaaggaaaggaaaggagaTTCACAATTGTTCAATAGCATTAAGAGCATACAAGAACCAATCAAGTGAAAAGCATCGAAATTGTTTAATACCCCATTGATCCTTTATATCTCCTTCTAAACAGCTCAGGCTCCAATCGATCTATACACAcagttctttttttttttttattctttttctttttatt
This region includes:
- the SNF4 gene encoding AMP-activated serine/threonine-protein kinase regulatory subunit (BUSCO:EOG0926374A), whose product is MTEIRPSATNPNDYILSLSDSQIDHDQKIGIKAIRLFLQSKTSYDVLPVSYRLIVLDTSLLVKKSLNILLQNNIVSAPLWNNQTSRFAGLLTSSDFINVIQYYFQFPEKFELVDQLTLNGLRDIEKAIGVDQIETASIHPFKSLYEACVKMLESKARRIPLLDTNENEARDIVVSVLTQYRILKFVALNCKETKMLLKPIKNTELIRDKHISTCTMETPVIEVIHLLTSNSVSSIPIVDAEGKLMNVYEAVDVLALVKGGMYNDLDLSVGEALLRRAEDFEGVHTCTLNDRLSTIMDTIRKSRLHRLFVVDDEGKLINVITLSDILNYILFGED